A window of the Isosphaera pallida ATCC 43644 genome harbors these coding sequences:
- a CDS encoding class I SAM-dependent methyltransferase yields the protein MMNLNEQIPTATFYDGPITHDRFRFAQGAVTIELVRPADPDRLLDAPDVLAWNRRDDYMPYWAYLWPGAFLLAEAVARRDWPEGLTALEIGCGLGLAGLVALARGMRVEFTDYDAAPFEFIAQSAVRNRFDPARWSVARLDWRQPPSNRYPLILGADVLYERRLIPMVADLLNRLLEPKGVALTAGPYRVATEGLEAALASRDLAAWATPIQAVGHDGRSLRGTLHLIARKGVEPPGWIRDRARLSTTYKFP from the coding sequence ATGATGAATCTGAATGAACAGATTCCGACTGCGACGTTCTATGACGGTCCGATCACCCACGATCGTTTCCGCTTCGCGCAGGGCGCGGTGACGATCGAACTGGTTCGTCCTGCCGATCCTGACCGTCTGTTGGACGCGCCCGACGTTTTGGCCTGGAACCGTCGCGACGATTACATGCCGTATTGGGCTTACCTTTGGCCCGGCGCGTTTCTGCTGGCCGAAGCGGTGGCCCGGCGGGATTGGCCCGAAGGGCTGACCGCCTTGGAAATCGGCTGTGGGTTAGGATTGGCTGGTCTGGTCGCCCTGGCGCGGGGGATGCGGGTCGAGTTCACCGACTACGACGCCGCCCCGTTTGAGTTCATCGCTCAAAGTGCCGTCCGCAACCGGTTCGATCCTGCCCGCTGGTCGGTCGCGCGTCTGGATTGGCGACAACCACCCTCCAACCGTTACCCGTTGATCCTGGGGGCCGACGTATTATACGAGCGCCGGTTGATTCCAATGGTTGCGGATCTTCTCAATCGCCTCTTGGAACCCAAGGGCGTGGCGCTGACGGCGGGTCCTTATCGAGTCGCTACCGAGGGGTTGGAGGCGGCGTTAGCGTCCCGAGATCTCGCCGCTTGGGCCACTCCCATCCAGGCGGTCGGCCACGACGGTCGCTCCTTGAGGGGAACGTTGCACCTCATTGCCCGAAAGGGAGTCGAGCCGCCCGGTTGGATTAGGGACAGAGCGCGTTTATCAACAACGTATAAATTTCCGTGA
- a CDS encoding alkaline phosphatase family protein, with the protein MSKPDPLVVIDAVGMTPRLLKHAPRLQGLVERGWMRPTREVWPSVTSVAQASILTGRLPRDHGIVANGWLFRDTREVRFWQQSNALLNVEPIYAVARRRLAERGASFTAAKLFWWYNQGADVDFSVTPKPHYGADGSKVFDIIGFPDDLPKQLEREHGRFPFHTFWGPQAGAGCTEWIAKAAASVIRDHAPNLTLVYLPHLDYDPQRFGPSGCDMAKLVGELDEACAPLIDAADKVGARLWVVGEYGHRDVHQPILINRALRQAGLLRVRSGPFGEMLDTFGSQAFAVCDHQLAHVYVLKSRDLAAVRDCLAALEGVDRVLMGEELAELGLDHPRSGELVALAKRQTWFAYPYWLEDRHAPDFARTVDIHRKPGFDPCELFLDPSLPLPTLRIARRLAAKKLGFRTLFDVIPLDPSLVRGSHGIPETDPERMPVLIADGPPPSERGPIPITEIYTLLINALCP; encoded by the coding sequence ATGTCTAAACCCGATCCTTTGGTGGTGATCGACGCGGTGGGGATGACCCCACGATTGCTGAAACATGCCCCGCGGCTCCAAGGGCTGGTCGAGCGGGGTTGGATGCGGCCCACCCGCGAGGTCTGGCCCTCGGTGACCAGCGTGGCCCAGGCGTCGATTCTGACCGGACGCCTCCCCCGCGATCACGGCATCGTCGCCAACGGTTGGCTCTTTCGCGACACCCGCGAAGTCCGGTTCTGGCAACAATCCAACGCGCTTCTCAACGTTGAACCAATTTACGCCGTCGCCCGCCGCCGACTGGCCGAACGCGGTGCATCCTTCACCGCCGCCAAGCTGTTTTGGTGGTACAACCAAGGAGCCGATGTGGACTTCTCGGTGACACCCAAGCCTCACTACGGCGCGGATGGATCCAAAGTCTTCGACATCATCGGCTTCCCCGACGACTTGCCGAAACAACTTGAACGAGAACACGGTCGCTTTCCCTTTCACACCTTCTGGGGTCCCCAAGCAGGCGCGGGCTGCACCGAATGGATCGCCAAGGCGGCCGCCTCGGTGATCCGTGACCACGCCCCCAACCTCACCTTGGTCTATCTGCCCCACCTCGACTACGACCCGCAACGCTTCGGTCCCTCCGGCTGCGACATGGCCAAGCTGGTCGGCGAACTTGACGAGGCATGCGCTCCCTTGATCGACGCGGCCGACAAGGTCGGAGCGCGCCTGTGGGTCGTTGGAGAATATGGCCACCGCGATGTTCATCAACCGATCCTCATCAACCGCGCCTTGCGCCAGGCGGGTCTGCTGAGGGTTCGCTCCGGCCCCTTTGGCGAGATGCTCGACACCTTTGGATCCCAAGCATTCGCAGTGTGCGACCATCAGTTGGCGCATGTGTATGTCCTAAAGTCGCGGGATCTTGCCGCGGTCCGTGATTGTCTCGCGGCGCTTGAGGGGGTGGATCGGGTGTTGATGGGCGAGGAGCTGGCCGAGTTGGGCTTGGACCACCCGCGCTCGGGCGAACTCGTCGCCCTGGCGAAGAGGCAGACGTGGTTCGCCTACCCCTACTGGCTCGAGGATCGCCACGCTCCCGACTTCGCTCGCACGGTGGACATCCACCGCAAACCAGGGTTCGACCCCTGCGAACTCTTTCTGGATCCGTCGCTGCCGTTGCCAACGCTCCGCATCGCGCGACGGTTAGCCGCCAAGAAACTGGGGTTCCGCACCTTGTTCGACGTGATTCCCCTGGATCCCTCGCTGGTTCGCGGGAGTCACGGAATCCCTGAAACCGACCCGGAGCGCATGCCAGTGTTGATCGCCGATGGTCCTCCGCCCTCGGAACGCGGTCCCATCCCCATCACGGAAATTTATACGTTGTTGATAAACGCGCTCTGTCCCTAA
- a CDS encoding c-type cytochrome domain-containing protein produces MTLIPLARLIVWALVASVFTSPNALPQTIAEEPISFRNQIAPILVRSCLGCHKTGRAESGFNLETVALLKRGGVQVQEETLVPGRPDESHLVEVIRPDAQPRMPYKQPPLSDAEIALIETWVAQGASFDVPSEEETRLVTLVDPLTVLPAVAPVTPPREPVGAVAFTPDGQSIVASFGNRLQRFDAAQGTPRGQPLELPGRITALGFTPKGNALWVAGGRPGLDGFVALVDPTAWTLRAQARGHADAILDAAATPDGHRLVTVSYDRLGFVWSLIDDQNESTAPTILQTLKEHTDAVHAVAVSPDGRLIATGSADRSVKVWDAATGARLVTLSEATGPQLAVAFGPEPNRLTAAGADRALRVWTLRTNWDRQPPTATAELVQTRLAHRDAVQRLLRWNDRLASVGADRALKLWILERDGWNPTASCADQSDWPRSLAIAPDGDRLALGRLDGTLDLFNPTNATVLLALTPQTPAPSPNPTATSQPAQPPPPTDAKPPLFRAATLDPPHPRGVVRGRVTRLNLTGTHLQHATAARVPQGWSVTLVPLDPPKPNTLALDLHPPADAPLEPVALRMMTPYGLTNSQLVDVLTAPELNAAEPNDPSQPLIAPDLSETDDLVIVGAIDKPGDVDAIRFHPPSGQVVRLTVAAESFGSPLRAELTLRHPDTGAILRQIRHATLNADPSLDLDATNYQGPVVVELRDQAQDGSGNHLYRLRVGSFARIDRIECLGVPAGVETTLTLTGANLKDPWARVNAVSTPPGTILTLPALSAACPRAGTPRKVVVADGPQFVTDSPAASDSNQPDGSSSERALAIPSGVTARLDQPGASRDHWFRAVAGQPVVVEVFARRLGLALDSFLEILDEQGNPVPRAVLRPVAETQVTFRDHSASSPGIRLSRWDHLRMGDLLLAGRELMRIRELPRNPDDDCQFEAFDGRRLGFLETTPEQHPVDQLMRKVEVHPPDTVFPDQSSAPLTLTFSNDDGGPGFASDSRVTFLPPRDGLYRARVSDARGFGPESEPITNDDFAYHLVIRPTAPSFQPRLSPAEPIVPAGGATLVTLTLERRDGFTGAVRIEPLESPPGLTITPTVVEANRFEAEVLIAADADAAPFFAHGLALKAVAVDHPDDPAWQRTIKSGPITVARMNDLTIEPISTEPITLKPGGVTTFAFRVNRLNPEIGRIPVEFRNLPYGTRVLNIGLNGILVTPQETERVVELYAEPWVRPTRRPVYPAARVEATRQVIPVSAPVELIIDDQPTAAAESSSDENES; encoded by the coding sequence ATGACGCTTATCCCACTCGCCCGTCTAATCGTTTGGGCGCTGGTTGCCTCGGTATTCACCAGTCCCAACGCCCTCCCTCAGACCATCGCCGAGGAGCCGATCAGCTTCCGCAACCAAATCGCGCCGATCTTGGTGAGATCCTGTTTGGGATGTCACAAGACCGGCCGAGCCGAAAGCGGGTTCAACCTGGAGACGGTCGCCCTTCTCAAACGCGGAGGGGTTCAGGTGCAAGAGGAAACCCTGGTGCCGGGACGGCCCGACGAGAGCCATCTGGTGGAGGTGATCCGGCCCGACGCCCAACCCCGGATGCCCTACAAACAGCCGCCTCTGAGCGACGCCGAAATCGCTCTGATCGAAACCTGGGTGGCTCAAGGCGCGTCCTTCGACGTGCCCTCCGAAGAGGAAACTCGTCTGGTCACACTGGTCGATCCTCTGACGGTTCTCCCTGCCGTCGCGCCGGTGACACCGCCCCGCGAGCCGGTCGGAGCGGTCGCCTTCACCCCCGACGGCCAAAGCATAGTCGCCAGCTTTGGCAACCGTCTCCAACGATTCGACGCCGCGCAGGGAACTCCTCGGGGCCAACCGTTGGAACTACCGGGTCGGATCACTGCCCTCGGCTTCACGCCCAAGGGCAACGCCCTGTGGGTCGCGGGTGGCCGTCCCGGCCTGGATGGATTCGTCGCGCTGGTCGATCCCACCGCGTGGACCCTCCGCGCCCAAGCTCGGGGCCATGCCGACGCCATCCTCGACGCGGCCGCCACCCCAGACGGCCATCGTTTGGTCACTGTCTCCTACGACCGTCTGGGTTTCGTCTGGAGTCTGATCGACGACCAAAACGAATCGACCGCTCCCACGATTCTTCAAACCCTGAAGGAACACACCGACGCGGTTCACGCCGTGGCAGTCTCGCCCGATGGTCGTCTGATCGCTACCGGGTCGGCCGATCGCTCGGTCAAGGTCTGGGACGCCGCGACCGGCGCTCGCCTGGTCACGCTCTCCGAAGCGACCGGGCCTCAACTGGCGGTCGCATTTGGTCCCGAACCAAACCGCCTGACAGCCGCTGGAGCCGACCGGGCGCTGAGGGTCTGGACCCTTCGAACCAACTGGGACCGCCAGCCTCCCACTGCCACCGCTGAACTCGTCCAAACCCGTTTGGCCCACCGCGACGCGGTCCAACGTCTGCTGCGTTGGAACGACCGTCTGGCCAGTGTCGGAGCCGACCGCGCCCTCAAGCTCTGGATCCTCGAACGCGACGGCTGGAACCCCACCGCCTCTTGCGCCGACCAGTCGGATTGGCCTCGTTCCCTAGCAATCGCCCCCGATGGCGACCGTCTGGCGCTGGGACGTCTCGACGGAACGCTCGACCTGTTCAATCCCACCAACGCCACCGTCCTGCTCGCGCTGACACCTCAAACTCCTGCTCCCTCGCCCAACCCGACGGCGACTTCCCAACCGGCTCAACCTCCCCCCCCCACCGACGCCAAACCGCCGTTGTTTCGAGCCGCCACTCTTGATCCTCCCCATCCCCGCGGCGTGGTCCGTGGCCGCGTCACCCGTCTTAACCTGACTGGTACCCACCTCCAGCACGCCACCGCCGCCCGAGTTCCCCAAGGCTGGTCTGTCACGCTGGTTCCCCTCGACCCGCCTAAACCCAACACCCTAGCGCTCGACCTGCACCCGCCGGCCGACGCCCCGCTTGAACCCGTCGCGCTGAGGATGATGACGCCTTACGGTCTCACCAACAGCCAGCTTGTGGATGTGCTGACCGCTCCCGAACTCAACGCGGCTGAACCCAACGACCCGAGCCAACCGCTGATCGCCCCCGATCTTTCGGAAACCGACGACCTGGTGATTGTGGGCGCGATCGACAAGCCTGGCGATGTGGACGCGATTCGATTCCATCCCCCCTCTGGACAAGTCGTTCGTCTGACGGTCGCCGCCGAATCGTTCGGCTCCCCCCTGCGGGCCGAGTTGACCCTGCGGCATCCCGACACGGGAGCCATTCTGAGACAAATCCGCCACGCCACCCTCAACGCCGATCCCTCCCTCGATCTCGACGCGACCAACTACCAGGGCCCCGTGGTGGTGGAACTCCGCGATCAGGCACAAGATGGCTCAGGCAATCATCTGTATCGTCTGCGGGTCGGTTCGTTCGCTCGAATCGACCGGATTGAATGTTTAGGAGTTCCCGCCGGTGTCGAAACCACCTTGACCCTGACGGGAGCCAACCTCAAGGACCCCTGGGCACGGGTCAACGCGGTCTCCACCCCGCCTGGAACCATTCTGACCCTCCCAGCCCTTTCTGCGGCTTGCCCACGCGCTGGCACGCCCCGCAAAGTGGTGGTCGCCGATGGTCCTCAATTCGTCACGGACTCCCCCGCCGCCTCCGACTCCAACCAACCCGACGGATCCAGCTCCGAGCGCGCCTTGGCGATTCCTTCGGGTGTCACCGCGCGGCTCGATCAACCCGGCGCCAGCCGCGACCACTGGTTCCGCGCCGTCGCCGGTCAGCCGGTTGTTGTGGAAGTCTTCGCGCGACGCTTGGGCTTGGCGCTGGATTCCTTCCTGGAGATTCTGGACGAGCAGGGCAACCCCGTTCCTCGGGCGGTGTTGCGTCCAGTGGCTGAAACCCAGGTCACCTTCCGCGACCATAGCGCTTCCAGTCCAGGCATTCGTCTGAGTCGCTGGGACCATCTTCGTATGGGCGACCTGCTGCTCGCTGGGCGGGAACTGATGCGCATCCGCGAACTGCCTCGCAACCCCGACGACGATTGCCAATTCGAGGCCTTCGACGGGCGGCGTCTAGGCTTTTTGGAAACCACCCCCGAACAACATCCGGTTGATCAACTGATGCGTAAGGTGGAGGTCCACCCGCCCGACACCGTCTTCCCGGACCAAAGTTCGGCTCCCCTCACGCTGACGTTCTCCAACGACGACGGCGGACCTGGTTTCGCCTCCGATTCCCGAGTCACCTTCCTACCGCCCCGCGACGGCCTTTACCGCGCTCGCGTGAGCGACGCCCGCGGCTTCGGACCTGAGTCCGAACCCATCACCAACGACGATTTCGCCTATCATCTGGTCATCCGCCCGACCGCTCCGAGCTTTCAACCTCGTTTGTCTCCCGCGGAGCCCATCGTGCCTGCTGGGGGCGCGACCCTGGTAACCCTCACCCTGGAACGCCGAGACGGATTCACCGGCGCGGTGCGAATCGAACCGCTGGAGTCGCCGCCTGGCCTCACCATTACTCCCACCGTCGTCGAGGCCAATCGTTTTGAGGCCGAGGTGCTGATCGCCGCCGACGCTGACGCCGCTCCCTTCTTCGCCCACGGCCTCGCCCTCAAAGCGGTCGCGGTCGATCACCCTGACGATCCTGCCTGGCAACGCACGATCAAGAGTGGTCCCATCACCGTAGCGCGGATGAATGATCTTACCATCGAGCCGATCTCGACCGAACCCATCACGCTCAAGCCTGGTGGCGTCACCACCTTCGCCTTCCGGGTCAACCGGCTCAACCCGGAAATCGGCCGGATTCCGGTTGAATTCCGCAACCTGCCCTACGGAACGCGCGTCCTGAATATCGGTCTCAACGGCATCCTCGTCACCCCCCAGGAAACCGAACGGGTCGTCGAACTCTACGCCGAACCTTGGGTCCGTCCCACACGCCGACCAGTCTACCCAGCCGCCCGCGTGGAAGCGACCCGCCAGGTCATCCCTGTCAGCGCGCCGGTCGAGTTGATCATCGACGATCAGCCGACCGCCGCCGCCGAATCCTCCTCGGACGAGAATGAGTCATGA